One window of Poecilia reticulata strain Guanapo unplaced genomic scaffold, Guppy_female_1.0+MT scaffold_236, whole genome shotgun sequence genomic DNA carries:
- the med27 gene encoding mediator of RNA polymerase II transcription subunit 27 yields the protein MSEPISVGVNLDAFSHAISGIQALRSSVSRVFESLKDGMKNRETLEGREKKFISEFQDTLQAVNRDLNELERLSGLVGRPSESHPLHNSGLLSLDPVQDKTPLYSQLLQAYKWSNKLQYHAGLASSLLNQQSLKRSANQMGASAKRRPKVQPSTLVLPPQYVDDVISRVGRMFPDMTIELFRPNGTSAVLLVTLGKVLKAIVVMRSLFIDRTVVRGFNENVYSEDGKLDIWTKSQYLVFQKVTDHATTALLHYQLPQMPDVVVRSFMTWLRSYIKLFQSSCQRCGRFLQDGLPPTWRDFRTLEAFHDTCRL from the exons ATGTCGGAGCCGATCTCCGTGGGGGTGAACCTGGACGCCTTCTCTCACGCCATCAGCGGCATCCAGGCGCTGCGCTCCAGCGTCAGCCGCGTCTTCGAGTCGCTGAAGGACGGCATGAAGAACCGCGAGACTCTGGAGGGCCGCGAGAAGAAGTTCATCTCCGAGTTCCAGGACACCCTGCAGGCCGTCAACCGGGACCTGAA TGAGCTGGAGCGTCTCAGCGGCCTGGTGGGTCGTCCCTCAGAGTCCCATCCGCTCCATAACAGCGGGCTGCTGAGTTTGGACCCGGTTCAGGACAAAACTCCTCTCTActctcagctgctgcaggcctACAAGTGGTCCAACAAG ctgcagtACCACGCCGGGTTGGCCTCCAGTCTGCTGAACCAGCAGTCGCTGAAGCGATCGGCCAATCAGATGGGAGCATCAGCCAAGAGACGGCCCAAAGTCCAGCCCAGTACGCTGGTGCTGCCGCCCCA GTATGTGGATGATGTCATTTCCCGGGTCGGAAGGATGTTTCCGGATATGACCATCGAGCTTTTCAGACCCAACGGGACGTCAGCTGTGCTGCTG GTGACCCTTGGGAAGGTGCTGAAGGCCATCGTTGTGATGCGTTCTCTGTTCATCGACAGAACCGTCGTCAGAGGTTTTAATGAGAACGTCTACAGTGAGGATGGAAAG CTGGACATTTGGACCAAGTCTCAGTACCTGGTTTTCCAGAAA gtaactgacCATGCTACAACAGCCCTGCTGCACTACCAGCTGCCCCAGATGCCCGACGTGGTCGTCCGCTCCTTCATG ACGTGGCTCCGCAGCTACATCAAGCTGTTCCAGTCTTCTTGTCAGCGCTGTGGCCGGTTCCTGCAGGACGGTCTGCCTCCAACATGGAGGGACTTTAGGACCCTGGAGGCGTTCCATGACACCTGCCGCCTGTAA